The Pan troglodytes isolate AG18354 chromosome 19, NHGRI_mPanTro3-v2.0_pri, whole genome shotgun sequence region GCTAGGAGGGAGGTTGGAAACCTAAACAGAGGCGGGTCTGAGGAGTGAAGTGCAGAATGCCGGGTCCTTACAGGAGGCAGAGGAACGGTGGAGCTGGAGAAGGCAGGGGGAAACAGGGCATCTGGATGGCTGTGCTTCACTGCGAatctactttctctcttttctcaggTGTCTTCCATTTACACCAAGGGGATATTCTGAGTGTCATAATTCCCCGGGCAAGGGCGAAACTTAACCTCTCTCCACATGGAACCTTCCTGGGGTTTGTGAAACTGTGATTGTGTTATAAAAAGTGGCTCCCAGCTTGGAAGACCAGGGTGGGTACATACTGGAGACAGCCAAGAGCTGAGTATATAAAGGAGAGGGAATGTGCAGGAACAGAGGCGTCTTCCTGGGTTTGGCTCCCCGTTCCTCACTTTTCCCTTTTCATTCCCACCCCCTAGACTTTGATTTTACGGATATCTTGCTTCTGTTCCCCATGGAGCTCCGAATTCTTGCGTGTGTGTAGATGAGGGGCGGGGGACGGGCGCCAGGCATTGTCCAGACCTGGTCGGGGCCCACTGGAAGCATCCAGAACAGCACCACCATCTAGCGGCCGCTCGAGGGAAGCACCCGCCGGTTGGCCGAAGTCCACGAAGCCGCCCTCTGCTAGGGAAAACCCCTGGTTCTCCATGTCACACCTCTCTCCAGGTGCCCTCTGCCTCTTCACCCCACAAGAAGCCTTATCCTACGTCCTTCTCTCCATCTATCGGACCCCAGTTTCCATCACTATCTCCAGAGATGTAGCTATTATGCGCCCGTCTACAGGGGGTGCCCGACGATGACGGTGCCTTCGCAGTCAAATTACTCTTCGGGTCCCAAGGTTTGGCTTTCACGCGCTCCATTGCCCCGGCGTGGCAGGCCATTCCAAGCCCTTCCGGGCTGGAACTGGTGTCGGAGGAGCCTCGGATGTATCGTACGCCCTGGTGTTGGTGTTGCCTCACTCCTCTGAGCTCTTCTTTCTGATCAAGCCCTgcttaaagttaaataaaatagaatgaatgatACCCCGGCTCCATTTCCCCCACTGCCTCGCCTCAGCCCGGTCCTCGTACGGGGATCTCCCGCCCTCCTGGCTCTCCTGTGGCGCGCCCCCCGCCGGATCAAGGTACTGGGGATGCCGCTAGGGTCAGGCCCGCGAGCGCGGAGAAGACAGAGCGCGGCGAAGACAGAGCGCGGCGCAAAAGGGAAAGTGGCGGGGCCGCCACGCGCGGCCGGGCGGCGGATGTGCGCAGGCGCAGCCTCGCGTAGCGCTCTGGGCTGGCCAGTCCCGTGGCGCCGGCGTCCTCGGGTAGACGGGACTGCGCGCTTGGTGGCCGCGCCGGCGCTCTTCGCCGGGTGTGACGTACTAATCGTGCGCCACCGCTGCCGGTGGGCCCGGGGCTCgcgggaggggaaggaggagggggggaggagtggcggcggcggcggcggcgctggtggtggcggtggcggaggtggaggtggaggtggaagctGAAGCTGAAGCAGAGCCAGAGGCGGCGCGGCGGGGTGCTCGGCGGCGCGGCACGCGGCCCAGAAGCGTTGGAATCCTGAATTGAGACGGCTGCGCCTAAAGACAGCAGGAGTGGCGGGGCCGCCGCCGTCGCCGGAGAGATGAGCCGGGAAGCTTGAGGCCGGAGACGCCCGCCTTCGGGCCCGTCCGCCCGGCTTCCCCGCTCCCGGTGAGgacgccccctcccctccccccagccctgccttggcctctcccaTTCCTGGGCCTCGCTCCCACCGAACCGGGGCCCAGAGGCCCGCATAGGGGCTTCTTAAGGCCCGTGTGCGCCGAGCCATCCAAGCTCGTGGGACCGGACTGGTGCCGGGTTGCATTCTGGTCCCCGAGGATGAAGTAGGAGGGGGCTGGGCCGGCCTGGCTTGTGCGCTCCGTTCTGTCCCAGCGTCTTGATTCGGTTCTCTTTAAGTTTCCTTCAAAGTTCTTCCCCGTTTATCAGCCTCTGCCCCCTGAACCATATCCCTGGCATCTGCACTTGAGATGACCGCAGCCTTCCCATGCCCCCCGTTCATCCAGGGTGTTAGAGAACTGTCTCCCATTCCAGTCCAGTTTCCACGTGCAAGTTGCATTCTCCTCAAGTACCACGGTTATCATGTCCCTGAGGAAAGAAATTGCCCTTGTTGGGCCCTCAAAGGACAGCCCTGGTGGTATTAAAATAAAGACGTAGAACCTGGCAGTGCTATTGGGTTTGGCCTGGTGATCCTAGAAATAAGATCTCTGAGGCCTGCTGCTTAGCCATTTTCCCTTGTCTCTGGACTGGGGAGAGATGATGGCACAGACCCTAAAGGGCCCCTTGTGGACCGCGTTAACTGGGAAGATCTTAAGTTAGGAGTTTTgcgttttttcctcttttctttatttgcatCTGAATCCAGAGGAGGCATGGCCAGGAAGAGAGGCAGGATCTGCGGTGGGGTGATGCTTAGATTTTGATACCCTGATCTTTTGTTTTTCAGGGTACTGGAAGATGAAAGAGACTATACAAGGGACCGGGTCCTGGGGGCCTGAGCCTCCTGGACCCGGCATACCCCCAGCTTACTCAAGTCCCAGGCGGGAGCGTCTTCGTTGGCCCCCACCTCCCAAACCCCGACTCAAGTCAGGTGGAGGGTTTGGGCCAGATCCTGGGTCAGGGACCACAGTGCCAGCCAGACGCCTCCCTGTCCCCCGACCCTCTTTTGATGCCTCAGCAagtgaagaggaggaagaagaggaggaggaggaggatgaagatgaagaggaggaagtGGCAGCTTGGAGGCTGCCCCCAAGATGGAGTCAGCTGGGAACCTCCCAGCGGCCCCGCCCTTCCCGCCCCACTCATCGAAAAACCTGCTCACAGCGCCGCCGCCGAGCCATGAGAGCCTTCCGGATGCTGCTCTACTCAAAAAGCACCTCGCTGACATTCCACTGGAAGCTTTGGGGGCGCCACCGGGGCCGGCGGCGGGGCCTCGCACACCCCAAGAACCATCTTTCACCCCAGGAAGGGGGTGCGACGCCACAGGTGCCATCCCCCTGTTGTCGTTTTGACTCCCCCCGGGGGCCACCTCCACCCCGGCTGGGTCTGCTAGGTGCTCTCATGGCTGAGGATGGGGTGAGAGGGTCTCCACCAGTGCCCTCTGGGCCCCCCATGGAGGAAGATGGACTCAGGTGGACTCCAAAGTCTCCTCTGGACCCTGACTCGGGTAAGGTGGGAAAGGGGTGTGGGGTTGCGGGGGAGGGGTTAGGGAGGGTTAAGAGCCTGGAGCACCAGGAGCCTGTTGCCATGGTGAGAGTTGGGCTTAAGGAAAGTAGGATGGAAGAGTGACGGCTCCAGAAGAGCTGCGAAATGTCTCCATTAAGCCCCACTTTGAGCAGAAAGTAAACCTGGGAGTGAGCCTGGCAGTTTCCCAGGCAGAGCTAGGAAACAGATTCCCTAAGTAGGTATCCCGTGGTCTTGAGCGCAGATGAGAAAGGGAGATGTGGTTTGCAAAAATCCTGTCCACACGAAATCCCTTGTCGGCCTCTCAGTATAAGAACCCCCGTGTATACATCTCCAGAGGGTACCATTCCCAAAGTGACGGGATGGGATCTCTCCCAGTAGTGGAGTACATCATCTTACAGTTGTGAAAGAATATTTCCCTTTCGGAGAACTCCAGCCAAACAGTTTCAGGCTCTCTAGGTCTTTATTACATATTCTAGTATTCACTGAGCCTTTACAATATGCTGGGGTACTATGCTGGGTGTTTGGCATATAGTGGTGACAGATATCCCTgaagttttcatttctaaatgctaatcctttttctttcttcctgtctatGAGTAGGAACTGTCTCTCCATCCCTGTAGAATCTCTTGGACATATTTATCTCATGCTTATGGGGTCCCCGTTTCTTGGAGTGGGATTGACATTGGTGGATTCTGCTTCAGTGTATCCTTCTTGCGGTCTTATTTGCATGCATGAGTTAACTGTGTGCATCCCATTGTCCTTGCCCCCAGGCCAGTCTCTCATGCCCATTCCATTTCCCCTGCCCTATAGGCCTCCTTTCATGTACTCTGCCCAACGGTTTTGGGGGACAATCTGGGCCAGAAGGGGAGCGCAGCTTGGCACCCCCTGATGCCAGCATCCTCATCAGCAATGTGTGCAGCATCGGGGACCATGTGGCCCAGGAGCTTTTTCAGGGCTCAGATTTGGGCATGGCAGAAGAGGCAGAGAGGCCTGGGGAGAAAGCCGGCCAGCACAGCCCCCTGCGAGAGGAGCATGTGACCTGCGTACAGAGTAAGGAGCCCTTAAGCAACtagcctctctccctcctccgaCTCCTAGAGGAGAGTCTGGAGGCCtcaccccctcctctctccctttccaccAGGCATCTTGGACGAATTCCTTCAAACATATGGCAGCCTCATACCCCTCAGCACTGATGAGGTAGTAGAGAAGCTGGAGGACATTTTCCAGCAGGAGTTTTCCACCCCTTCCAGGTGAGGCTTGAAAGCCCTCCTTGAAAGAAGGGCTGGGGCCTTGGGGATGTGGAGAGAattctgctgccttttcttcCATAGGGCTGTAGTTGGGGAGGAGGAAGCTAGAGCTGAAGGGGAGGACTCTGTAGGCAGGTGCCAAGTCCTTGGAAGCTGATGGGAGAGTCTTTACCTGGGACCCTGAAATGTTCTACCTGAGTAGTCATGTTTATCTTTCTGGGGAGTGGGTCTTTCGCAGGTCCTCAGAAGGACCCGTCATGAGCCAGAAAAAAGGGAGTCAGTTAGAATTTGTATTCCAGGGAGTAGTAGGTATTTCTGTGTGCCCCAGCTGCATCATCTTTTGTGTGACTCCACCCTTGGCCTACTCAGGAAGGGCCTGGTGTTGCAGCTGATCCAGTCTTACCAGCGGATGCCAGGCAATGCCATGGTAAGGGGCTTCCGAGTGGCCTATAAGCGGCACGTGCTGACCATGGATGACTTGGGGACCTTGTATGGACAGAACTGGCTCAATGACCAGGTGAGAAAGGGTAGAGAAACAGGCCTGAGAGGGGATTCAGGGAGCAGGGTGTCTGGGGCCCTCTGCATGGGGGAGCCCTGTACCCATGCCGCACCCTCCATGGCAAGCTGCCTCCCATCTTCTCCCCAGGTGATGAACATGTATGGAGACCTGGTCATGGACACAGTCCCTGAAAAGGTAGGCCCAACCAGATAGGTCAGTACCCAGAGGAACTTCTGCAGTTTTAAGCAGCTTTTTAAGCTCCTTTCATCTCTTTCATTTTACACAGAGAGGGTCTCTGTTTCAGGGAGAGAGGTGGTAGTGGTAGTGTATTAATTTCAAATCCGTAATCTTGGGCCCTGGATTTATCAGTTGTTTTCCTTTCTGCCAGTATTTAGTGTTTTTCGCTATGGCCAGCCCCAAGGATTGGGATGGGTTCCTATTGTAACTATTGTAAaacaaggtttaaaaaaaaaaaaaagaaaaaggccaccgggcatggtagctcatgcctgtaatcccagccctttgggagaccagggcgggtggatcacctgaggtcgggagttccagaccagcctggtcaacatggtgaaaccctggctcaactaaaaatataaaaatacaaaaaagttagctgggcatagtggcgggtacctgtagtcccagctactcgggaggctgaggcgggagaatcgcttgaacccgggaggcggaggttgcagtgagtcgaaatcatgccactgcactccagcgtgggcgacagagcaaggccctgcctcaaaaaaaaaaaaaaaaaaaaagcctggtttgttgactcatacctataatctcaatgctctggaaggccgaggcaggcagacagattgaggccaggagtttgagaccaacctgggcaacatagtgagaccctgtctctaccaaaaaaaaaagaaaaaacccagaaTTTGTTTTTACTGTCAGTGGACTGAGGAGGGGAGACTTAGTGGGAGAGTCTGAGGTCTTTTAATTCCATTGAGCTTTTTTGTGTCATTGGCACAGGTGCATTTCTTCAATAGTTTCTTCTATGATAAACTCCGTACCAAGGGTTATGATGGGGTGAAAAGGTGGACCAAAAACGTGAGTTTTGAATTCACATCTACTTGTGTAATGCCTTGCCTCTAAAGAATGAGAGTCTTGTTTTCTCTGAGCCCTTTCCCTGACCGTGTTCATTCAGTCTTTCAAAGATTAAACGTCTCTTGTGTGTGTAGGCACTAAGGATACAGTGTTAAATAAGGAAAACTTGCCCTTGTGGAGTGAGAATAAAGTTAAATTGCAGCTAGTGATAAGTGCTGTGGGCAGATCAACACAGAGTAatgtgaggctgggcgcagtggctcacgcctgtaatccccagcactttgggaggccaacacgggcggatcacctgaggtcaggagttcgagactagcctggccaacattgagaaaccctatctctattaaaaatacaaaaattagccctgtgtGATGGCAGGtggcctgtaagcccagctattcctggaggctgaggcaggagaatcccatgaacctgggaggcagaggttgcagtgagccgagaccccgccattgcactccagcctgggcaacaagagcaaaactccgtctccaaaaaaaaaaaaaatcacagtaatgTCATAGCGTGGAAAGTGGGTACTTTAGATTGGGTGATCTAGGAAGGCCTCTCATAGCTGAGACGTGAATGATGAGCAGCCAGCCATGTGCAGACCTGGGAATAGCAAGTACACAAGACCCATAGTGAAAAACCATGGTTGAGGAACAGAAGGCTTGTGGGGGTGACCTGTGTAGTTGGCGCAGAGTGAGCAAAGGGAGATGGATACAAAATTCGGTCAGAGAGTAGATCATGTAAGACATGTACGGTAGGCTGAGGAGGGGGGGATTTTATTGCGTGTATACTGAGAAGCCATTGAGTTTTAAGCAGGCTGAGAAGTGCCTTCTGTTTTAAACTCCTGTTTCAATGACAGATTGAAAGGGGGGCAAGAATGGAAGCAGGAACAGAGCACAATAGTCCAGGTGAGAAACTTGAACTGGAGTgctaaaggaagagagagagagtagttTTATGTAGGATAAATTTTACGAGTAAAACCAGTAGGACTGACAGGCTCTGTGATACTGAGAGATACATATTTGGTCTCCTGACCAGGCTCCTGGCATTCAACttctaaaatccttggaatctccagtgatgtgtgtttttgtgtgctgATGAGTTGATTCATGGCTAGCCCCTCTAGGTGGCTtcatgattagagggttggaactttcagcctcacCCCCACCAACTTCCTGGGAGGGGAATGGGGCCAAAGGTTAAGGCAATCACTGAGGATCAGTGATTTAATCAGTCATGCCTAGTAGTGAAGCCTCTAAAAACCCGAAaggggctgggtgcggcggctcacgcctgtactcccggcactttgggaggctgaggcggatggatcgcaaggtcaagagattgagaccagcctggccgacctggcgaaaccctgtctctactaaaaatatgaaaattagctgggcgtggtggcgtgcgcctgttgtccccgggaggctgaggcaggagaatcgcttgaacccgggaggcagaggttgcagtgagccgagattgtgccactgcactccaccctgggtgacagagtgagactctgtctcaaaaaagaaaaaaaaaacccgagAGGAGGAGTTTGGAGACATTCTAGATAGCTGAAGGCATGGAGGCTCCCACAGGATGGCCTCCAGGCCTCTTCCCGGTACCTTTCCCTGTGCATCTTTTCATCTGTACTCTTTGTACTACCCTTTgttaataaactggtaaatgtgtttccatgagttctgtgagctgctctagcaaattaatcaaattcaaggagggggtcatgggaacgCTGATCTAACCAGTTGGTGAGAAACACAGATAAAACAACCTGGGGCTTAGGACTGGCATCAGAATTGGGGGCAGCCTTGTGAGACTGAGCCTTAAACCTGTGACACattatctccaggtagatagtgttggAATTGAATTGGGGGATACCCAGCTGTGTCCACCGCAAAATTGCTTGCTTGGTTGTTGGTGGAGAGAAAGCCCCACAAATACTTCTTGGTGACCACAGGTTACAGAAGTATTTTGTGTTGTGAGAGTATAGAAGGAAAGAAGATTTGTTtttttgccgggcgcggtggctcacgcctgtaatcccagccctttgggaggctgaggcgggcggatcaccaggtcaggagatcaagaccatcctggctaacacagtgaaaccctgtctctactaaaaatacaaaaaattagccgggcgaggtggcacgtgtctgtagtccaagctacttgggaggctgaggcaggagaatggcgtgaacccaggaggtggagcttgcagtgaggcgagatcacgccactgc contains the following coding sequences:
- the SENP3 gene encoding sentrin-specific protease 3, which gives rise to MKETIQGTGSWGPEPPGPGIPPAYSSPRRERLRWPPPPKPRLKSGGGFGPDPGSGTTVPARRLPVPRPSFDASASEEEEEEEEEEDEDEEEEVAAWRLPPRWSQLGTSQRPRPSRPTHRKTCSQRRRRAMRAFRMLLYSKSTSLTFHWKLWGRHRGRRRGLAHPKNHLSPQEGGATPQVPSPCCRFDSPRGPPPPRLGLLGALMAEDGVRGSPPVPSGPPMEEDGLRWTPKSPLDPDSGLLSCTLPNGFGGQSGPEGERSLAPPDASILISNVCSIGDHVAQELFQGSDLGMAEEAERPGEKAGQHSPLREEHVTCVQSILDEFLQTYGSLIPLSTDEVVEKLEDIFQQEFSTPSRKGLVLQLIQSYQRMPGNAMVRGFRVAYKRHVLTMDDLGTLYGQNWLNDQVMNMYGDLVMDTVPEKVHFFNSFFYDKLRTKGYDGVKRWTKNVDIFNKELLLIPIHLEVHWSLISVDVRRRTITYFDSQRTLNRRCPKHIAKYLQAEAVKKDRLDFHQGWKGYFKMNVARQNNDSDCGAFVLQYCKHLALSQPFSFTQQDMPKLRRQIYKELCHCKLTV